In Amaranthus tricolor cultivar Red isolate AtriRed21 chromosome 5, ASM2621246v1, whole genome shotgun sequence, a genomic segment contains:
- the LOC130812818 gene encoding histidine--tRNA ligase, chloroplastic/mitochondrial-like, with protein sequence MAANPSRLILRPTLNVYFKSPISKTLHLSPSSSFSHIAPRRTISFHIATRCSSSRSSSHVGTYNDSSANAGRSGGFISPAITETPQKIDVNPPKGTRDFPPEEMRLRSWLFQNFREVSQLFGFEEVDFPVLESEALFIRKAGEEIRDQLYCFEDRGNRRVALRPELTPSLARLVIQKGKSISLPLKWFAIGQCWRYERMTRGRRREHYQWNMDVIGVPEVTAEAELISAIVTFFKRLGITETDVGFKVSSRKVLQEVLRFYGVPEESFGRVCIVIDKLEKIPLDEIKKELKYAGMPDDGIEELLEVLSIKSLTQLEERLGTSGEAVNELKQLFALAEQFGCSEWIQFDASIVRGLAYYTGIVFEGFDRQKKLRAICGGGRYDRLLSTFGGDDIPACGFGFGDAVIVELLKDRNLLPELGLEVDNIVCSLDPELQGSSALVASTLRGKGQSVDLVLESKPLKWVFKRASRINARRLVLIGSSEWKKGMVAVKILSTGEQYEVKLDELD encoded by the exons ATGGCCGCAAACCCTTCCCGCCTTATCCTCCGCCCAACTCTAAATGTCTACTTTAAATCTCCCATTTCCAAAACCCTCCAtctttctccttcctcttctttcTCTCATATAGCTCCTCGCCGAACTATATCCTTCCATATCGCTACCAGATGTTCGTCTTCGCGCTCATCATCGCATGTCGGAACTTACAATGATTCATCTGCTAATGCCGGGCGCTCTGGTGGATTTATATCTCCGGCGATCACTGAAACTCCGCAGAAAATCGATGTCAATCCGCCTAAAGGTACCAGAGATTTTCCACCGGAGGAAATGCGATTGAGAAGCTGGTTGTTTCAGAATTTCAGAGAG GTATCACAATTATTTGGTTTTGAGGAGGTTGATTTCCCGGTGTTAGAATCTGAGGCATTGTTCATCAGAAAAGCTGGAGAGGAAATAAGGGACCAG TTATATTGTTTTGAAGATCGTGGGAATCGCCGCGTTGCATTGAGGCCTGAACTCACTCCATCATTGGCAAGGCTAGTTATACAGAAAGG AAAATCCATATCCCTGCCACTGAAATGGTTTGCAATTGGACAGTGTTGGCGCTATGAAAGAATGACCAGAGGTCGGCGTCGTGAACACTACCAGTGGAATATGGATGTTATTGGTGTGCCTGAAGTTACG GCGGAAGCAGAGCTAATTTCTGCTATAGTCACCTTCTTCAAGAGACTAGGGATCACGGAAACAGATGTTGGATTCAAGGTTTCAAGCAGAAAG GTTTTGCAGGAAGTTTTGAGGTTTTACGGTGTTCCTGAAGAATCATTTGGAAGAGTTTGTATAGTTATTGACAAG TTAGAAAAGATTCCACTTGATGAGATTAAGAAAGAGTTGAAGTATGCTGGAATGCCTGATGATGGAATAGAGGAACTTCTTGAGGTCCTATCTATAAAGTCTTTGACACAATTGGAAG AGAGACTTGGAACTTCTGGTGAAGCTGTCAATGAACTGAAGCAACTTTTTGCACTTGCTGAGCAATTTGGTTGTTCTGAATGGATCCAATTTGATGCATCTATTGTCCGTGGTCTGGCTTATTATACTGGGATCGTGTTTGAG GGATTTGACAGACAAAAAAAATTGCGGGCCATTTGTGGTGGTGGGCGTTATGATCGACTGTTGTCTACATTTGGAGGTGATGATATCCCAGCCTGTGGTTTTGGATTTGGTGATGCAGTAATTGTGGAA CTGCTAAAGGATAGGAATCTTCTTCCTGAACTTGGCCTTGAGGTTGACAACATAGTATGCTCGCTTGACCCTGAACTTCAAGGTTCATCAGCATTAGTTGCTTCTACTTTAAGAGGAAAAGGTCAAAGTGTTGATTTGGTATTGGAAAGCAAGCCGTTAAAATG GGTATTTAAACGAGCTTCACGGATAAATGCTCGTCGTTTAGTACTGATTGGGAGTTCTGAGTGGAAAAAGGGTATGGTGGCAGTGAAAATACTCTCAACGGGCGAACAATATGAAGTCAAACTAGATGAGTTAGATTGA
- the LOC130812940 gene encoding alpha carbonic anhydrase 7-like isoform X2, with protein sequence MRRSENGPHRWGKIKKEWAKCGSGKMQSPIDLLHRRVQVFPKSEEIIKLYRSGNATVKNRGHDIMIEWESADSKIQINGTNYILRQCHWHSPSEHTINGTRFAAELHLVHQSSDNKIAVIGLLYKFGKPNRFLNRLMEKLKLVPHALDKTNAGRINPGEIKLRGKMYFRYMGSLTTPPCTEGVLWTIDKRIATISESQVAKMREVVHDDAEKNARPVQPLNGRKVRLYNTRIKHH encoded by the exons ATGAGGAGGAGTGAGAATGGGCCGCATCGGTGGgggaaaataaagaaagaatgggCCAAATGCGGGTCGGGTAAAATGCAGTCGCCGATAGATTTATTACACCGGCGAGTACAAGTATTTCCCAAATCCGAGGAAATTATAAAGTTATATCGGTCTGGTAATGCCACTGTTAAAAACAGGGGACACGATATTATG ATTGAATGGGAAAGTGCAGATagcaaaattcaaattaatggCACAAATTACATCCTAAGGCAATGCCATTGGCATTCCCCATCAGAGCACACTATCAATGGCACAAG GTTTGCTGCAGAGTTGCACTTGGTTCATCAAAGCTCAGATAACAAAATAGCAGTTATTGGGCTTCTTTACAAATTTGGCAAGCCTAATCGTTTTCTAAACAGG TTGATGGAAAAGTTGAAATTAGTTCCCCATGCTCTGGACAAGACAAATGCTGGTAGAATAAATCCAGGAGAAATAAAACTCAGAGGAAAGATGTATTTTAGATACATGGGCTCCCTCACTACTCCCCCTTGCACTGAAGGTGTACTTTGGACTATTGATAAACGG ATTGCCACAATATCAGAAAGCCAAGTAGCAAAGATGCGAGAAGTTGTTCACGAT GATGCGGAAAAAAATGCTAGACCGGTGCAACCACTAAATGGAAGAAAAGTTCGCCTCTACAATACTAGAATCAAGCATCATTGA
- the LOC130812940 gene encoding alpha carbonic anhydrase 7-like isoform X1 translates to MKKPTLLSLLFLCVLFLQSITAQEVDDETEFSYMRRSENGPHRWGKIKKEWAKCGSGKMQSPIDLLHRRVQVFPKSEEIIKLYRSGNATVKNRGHDIMIEWESADSKIQINGTNYILRQCHWHSPSEHTINGTRFAAELHLVHQSSDNKIAVIGLLYKFGKPNRFLNRLMEKLKLVPHALDKTNAGRINPGEIKLRGKMYFRYMGSLTTPPCTEGVLWTIDKRIATISESQVAKMREVVHDDAEKNARPVQPLNGRKVRLYNTRIKHH, encoded by the exons ATGAAGAAACCTACATTACTTTCACTTCTTTTCCTTTGCGTACTGTTCTTACAGTCAATTACAGCTCAAGAAGTTg ATGATGAGACAGAGTTCAGCTATATGAGGAGGAGTGAGAATGGGCCGCATCGGTGGgggaaaataaagaaagaatgggCCAAATGCGGGTCGGGTAAAATGCAGTCGCCGATAGATTTATTACACCGGCGAGTACAAGTATTTCCCAAATCCGAGGAAATTATAAAGTTATATCGGTCTGGTAATGCCACTGTTAAAAACAGGGGACACGATATTATG ATTGAATGGGAAAGTGCAGATagcaaaattcaaattaatggCACAAATTACATCCTAAGGCAATGCCATTGGCATTCCCCATCAGAGCACACTATCAATGGCACAAG GTTTGCTGCAGAGTTGCACTTGGTTCATCAAAGCTCAGATAACAAAATAGCAGTTATTGGGCTTCTTTACAAATTTGGCAAGCCTAATCGTTTTCTAAACAGG TTGATGGAAAAGTTGAAATTAGTTCCCCATGCTCTGGACAAGACAAATGCTGGTAGAATAAATCCAGGAGAAATAAAACTCAGAGGAAAGATGTATTTTAGATACATGGGCTCCCTCACTACTCCCCCTTGCACTGAAGGTGTACTTTGGACTATTGATAAACGG ATTGCCACAATATCAGAAAGCCAAGTAGCAAAGATGCGAGAAGTTGTTCACGAT GATGCGGAAAAAAATGCTAGACCGGTGCAACCACTAAATGGAAGAAAAGTTCGCCTCTACAATACTAGAATCAAGCATCATTGA
- the LOC130813890 gene encoding alpha carbonic anhydrase 7-like, whose product MKKTKMQKLNAPIFQSSLLSLFLIFLLASSILAQEVEDEREFDYIKGSERGPEHWGELKLEWSTCKTGKLQSPIDLWHTRVKIISKSSEIIRMYKPTHAILKNRGHDIELEWKDERSKIEINGTEYILKQSHWHSPSEHTINGKRYDLELHMVHQSHDGKIAVIGLLYKIGKPNHFLAKLNKKIEKISETTEEIDAGIINPVRVRMSGRNYYRYMGSLTTPPCTEGVLWSINTKIGTVSEEQVALLREAVHDHAEQNARPLQRINGRKTHLYAHMIKNRPE is encoded by the exons ATGAAGAAAACGAAGATGCAGAAGTTGAATGCACCGATCTTTCAATCTTCTCTCCTTTCTCTTTTCCTCATTTTCTTACTTGCTTCTTCAATTTTAGCACAAGAAGTTG AGGATGAGAGGGAATTTGACTACATAAAAGGAAGTGAAAGGGGGCCAGAACATTGGGGAGAACTTAAGCTAGAATGGTCGACTTGTAAGACGGGCAAATTGCAGTCTCCAATTGATTTGTGGCATACAAGAGTCAAAATTATCTCTAAATCTTCGGAGATTATCCGGATGTACAAACCCACTCATGCAATTCTCAAAAATAGAGGCCACGATATTGAG TTGGAGTGGAAAGATGAAAGGAGCAAAATCGAAATAAATGGAACAGAGTACATCCTAAAACAATCACATTGGCACTCTCCATCAGAGCATACAATCAATGGGAAAAG GTATGATTTGGAATTGCATATGGTTCATCAAAGCCATGATGGAAAGATTGCTGTCATTGGACTTCTTTACAAGATCGGCAAGCCTAATCACTTCCTTGCTAAG TtgaacaaaaaaatagaaaaaatatcaGAGACAACAGAGGAGATAGATGCTGGCATAATAAATCCAGTGAGGGTTAGAATGAGCGGGAGGAATTACTACAGATATATGGGCTCTCTTACCACCCCTCCTTGCACTGAAGGTGTCCTTTGGTCTATCAACACTAAG ATTGGAACAGTTTCAGAAGAGCAAGTAGCTTTGCTGAGGGAAGCTGTTCATGAT CATGCAGAGCAAAATGCAAGACCTTTGCAACGTATTAATGGAAGGAAGACGCATCTCTACGCCCACATGATTAAAAATCGTCCCGAGTAA